From the genome of Oryza glaberrima chromosome 1, OglaRS2, whole genome shotgun sequence:
AAACCGttaaatgaatttttttttgaaaattattaTAGGAATATTGCTTTAAAAAGTTATATCAATCTATTTTAAGCTTTTAGATTATACTTAATTAACCACACACTAATGTGTGCTTCGTTTTGTGTGTCAGAGAGGATGGGTTATTGTTATAAAAGTATGCCGATATAACGGAATAACAATTAATCTTTTTGATCGCTTTAGTCATTGATCACTCAAGACACGCTAGATGACGACATAAGAACACATGATATTTGTTAAATAGATTCAGCCTAAGCCTACATGCATCTCAGGGCTCTAATTATGGGCAACACCAAGACACTACTAGTCTATGGCCTCACCGCCATAGTCTCCCTACGTGTATGTAAACATTATAGTCGCTATCTTTATATTGTGGTGCCCCCCTCTCTTTAAGAGAATGCCGGGTTATAAAGTCTGACTTTAACTTCACCCCTACCAaatattacaactccaagtccaacttTAACCAAATAGTACTGGTATATTCGACATTTATTCTAACAGTTCTCGACCCCTTCTCCCAAACACAACTAGAGTGACTTTCATCCCACCTTAAATGAAGCTTACTCGCATTATATGATACTCATAAACCGAAAATAGAATCTCCCTGTATTAATCACATTAGGAAATCACCCTCATCTTATTGCCATATTATGCGCTAGTCGAAATGAGGACGCTCTTTGCAGCCGCcatggagaggggaggagagaggaagagagatggtgaggggaggggaagaagtggctgacatgtgggacccacgtgggtcccacgctgatcAGCGGCCacatcggataaaaccgggatcaaaactgtcgagggacctattgtgaccggttttgtgtAAGTGagggaccccgcatatctggttttgcggttggaggatgattttgtatcccgataacaagttgagggaccttcggtgtactttttcctaataagTACAATATTGCTGTATAGGCCCATACTGGCCTGGCCGGAGAACACAGCAGTATTTAGCCCAAAATGAAGATGCAAACATAGACACAATTTCACCATTTCTAATCGGACGGCGCGCAAGTTCGTGCACTCGTGGCAGTTGCAAGATCGCCGTCCGTTGATTCACATATAGAAAAGGCGAGGAAAAAACtcgagaggaaaaagaaaaagaaagagcccgaaaagaaaaaaaaaaggaaaaaagaaaaaactgggACCGATGCAGTCTTGGGTGCAGCGGCtgttgacgacggcgacgacggcggcgctcctcctcctcgccgcctgctgcgccgcctccgcgctcgACGCCTTCCACGTCCCCTCCGTCCAGGCGCAAGCCCATGTACGAATCCGTCTATCCTTCTTCTTATTGCTCTCCCTTAGCACCCTCACGCCTGGAGTTATCCGCGACTTGGAACCCTCGAAATTGGGGATCCTCTCTGCATTGCGCAGCATGTTGATATGGCTGAGGTAGTGCTGAAATGTTTAGGTATTTGTTCTAGCCGGTTATCGTAGTCTATCTAGCAACGCGAAATTGTACAGTTTTCACTGGAAAGATCTTtatagggttagggtttagggttctGTGATGTCTGGGAGGTCATTGGTTTGGCAAGGTGGTATTTTGGGGGTTATAGGAtctttgatgatttttgtttacaaatggAAATGCTATTTCTGGTAGGTTGTTGTCATTTTCGGCTAGATCATGTACATACAGACTGTTGACACCGATTTGTCTGGCTGAAATGTAGAATTTTGGAAGGTTGGGTGCCAAATTCTGATTCTTTCAACAATGGTAAAATTGTGAATCTATCAGAGTATCAGTTAGCTCTGCAAGCAGTGCTCAGTTATCATCTATTCATCGCTTTGCTGGTCTTGTTGCCTATTGATATTAGCATTAATGTGCTTATGTAATTTTTCCTTGTAGGTTACAAAGATAAACCGATTCCACAAGCAGCTCAATGGCAACGACAAGGTCTGTGCCTTAAGGCCCTTAACCCTTCATGCGCGCGTGTGTACTGCCGGAGGCCTAAACGTATTTGGTTTCATTATGCGATAACTTCAAATTATCCAAATCACAGTTTCAGAGTAGTCTCCTCTAAATAGAGCAAGATTTCAATATGTACTAGTTTGTTATAATCTTCTCCTCTGTATAATTATGTTATACTACGTTTTTTTACCTTTTGTCACCAAGTAGTCTGGGTTCTTCCATTGTGTATTTTCACCTTTTCAGTTTAGGTTCAATACATTTCATTATGTGCTACGAAGAGTTTGCTTGGTCCGAAGTTCCCATGTTGTGAATTAACAGTCAAAGGCTTGCCTTCGCTTTCTTTTAATGCAAATCTGCTTTGATCTCTGTAATCAAGAAATACATTTTAGTAAAAAGCCTTTCTTCTGCAAAGGCTTCAAATGTTACTATCTTATGCTGAATACAAAATAGAGTACACatgttccaacttccaaccaCCTGCAGAACAAAATCTGTCAACTTCCAATAGCATGATATTCATAAATATACAACAATGATTTTCCAAAGTAATATTATCTCACTTTCATATCTAGAACAGAGTCTTGTAATTCCGCTTCTGATATAATATGCTTCTCTCCACAACTACTAATATGCACATCTGTTTGAATAACTTGATGATTTGCTGTtgcaatatttcttttttgaaattcTGCGAATATATCGATCTCATAAATATACCGTGTTACTCCCTTTGCAACTACAATGAAAACTTTGTAAATTTGTGTGACAGGTGACACTGACCTTCAATGTGTCCGCAAATTTGGAGTCATTATTCACTTGGAGCACAAAACAGGTGATATTTTGATTTCACTAGAATATGCAGCGCTCATGTTTTAAACGTGGTATATCAGAAAAATGCGCTCACGTTTATCCCTGCCAGCCGGCAAAATATATTAGATGAACATCGCAAGTAATATGCTGTGGTAGGGATTGAGCATTTTACATAATTTGTTACTGAGAAACTGGACTGCTGTCCTCAGTTTAGAGGCATTACAAAACTTTAGCAATGAGCACCGTATCACTATTTGATGCTTTAATGTTGTCATGGTTCATTATTGCTTACCCTGTGAAATCAGTAATAAAAATATGGTCAGGGACGATCCACTGAATGTTATTGACTTGCTAGCTAATGCTACAAACATTTCAATTTGGCAGTCCATACTTCAGTTGTAGGATTTCCCAATTTTTATCACATGATTTTGTAAAGTTTTGGTTTACTTCAATGTTTTCATAGCCAGTTACTAAGTTGTTCCTTTGATACAGGTGTTCATTTTTCTGACTGCTGAGTATGAGAACTCGAAGAATTCGCTTAACCAGGTAACTTGTTCACATTTTACCATGGCCAGCAGATTTTTCCTGCCAGTATCTATTAAGAACAAGTAGCTGGTCTTCAATCAATGATTACATGAAATCTGTAATCGTGCATGGCATGTTTAGACCACTGTACATACCCCTTTCTTTT
Proteins encoded in this window:
- the LOC127760572 gene encoding signal peptidase complex subunit 3, producing the protein MQSWVQRLLTTATTAALLLLAACCAASALDAFHVPSVQAQAHVTKINRFHKQLNGNDKVTLTFNVSANLESLFTWSTKQVFIFLTAEYENSKNSLNQVSLWDHIIPDKDKANLQVEVKSKYPLIDQGSSLRGKKVQLVLHWHVMPKAGVMIRDRMALSEFNLPDSYTS